The nucleotide sequence AAATACGTTGTTAACACTTTAAGTGTAAGTGGTTGCAATTCAACCACTAGTAATGAAAAGATCATCGTCAGCGTCAACAGTAAAGGGAGTGCAAATAAGATAGAAAAAACCGTAAAAGGAACAATTTCACTCCAGCCTCCAGTGGTTGCTGACACTACAGGCATACCAGTAAAACCGGTAAAACCACCTGGTGTTCCTATAACTGATCAAAATAAAATGCCGGACATAGGGAATTATTATCAACATGTCGAAGTTACTGGACCTTTTACTACGAGAAAAGAACAACATCACTTCGAATCTTTTGTTATAAATACGAAAAATGAATCCGATCTAGCTCTGACAGTTGGACCGGGAAGTAAAGATACTATTAAAGTAGAGAAAGACTTTTACATTGGTGGAAAAATATATTCGAAAAACCACGTTTGTATTTATGTTAAAGGAAACCTTACAGTTTTAGGAAGCATCGAGTTGCAAAATAAAAGTGCGATTGTAGTATATGGGGATGCTTATTTTAAAGGAGGTGTTTTGCCTCTACATACTAATGCTAGCATTTATGTTGTAGGTAATACTTACGAGGGCATCGGTAAAAACCTGACAAGCAGTTATAAAAATTATGATCTTCCAAGTAGTGGTTGTAGTCTACCCCAAGGTTGGGAAGATCCAAAAAATGTAGTACCAGGCACTACTAGATACTATTGGGAAACAAATGAAGAATTAAATCCTGAGTATCTTTAAAAGTCGGAAATTTGATTATAAAAATTTAACTAGCTAATGTTTAGGAAAGCACATCTAACTTTTGTGATTTCCAATCAATAGTTAGATGTGTTTTTTATTTGAAATAATTCATGTTATGTTCAAAGGAAAGCGGATTCTATTACCTCCAGTGTTTTTTTGCTAAATCCTTCGCTTTCTTCGTATTCGCAAAATGCACTTTTGTCACCGACTGCAAAAACTCTTCACCGTGCTTCAACAAGATCTTCGCTGCCGCTTCGTCAACAATTTTACCGGCACCCTTCGGCAAAGTAACACCGGCTTTTCGGCTGAGTGCGTCCATTTCTTCCAGGAAAGCGACGCGGGCTATGATCGATGCGCAGGCAACAGACACATGAAGCCCTTCCGCTTTCGTGGAAAACAGGACGTTTTCACGGATGATTTCTTCTTCGTCTTTAATATGCTTGTAGTAGATGCCGCGTTCGGCAAACTGGTCGATCAGGATGGCGTCGGGTTTTTCCGGCGCGATCTTGCGGAGGACATGCTTCAAGGCCTGATTGTGCAGCAGCGCTTTGATTTTTCCTTGGGACCAGCCTTTGCTTTGGATAGTGTTGTATTTGTCGTTTTTCAAAGTCAGTACGCTATAAGTAAATGCTTCTTTTAAATCCGGCGCGATCTTTCGCATGTAGTCGTCGGTCAATTGCTTCGAGTCTTTTACTCCGAGTTCATGGGCGAGCGCCACTCCTTCGGCAGGCACGTAGCAGGCAGCGACTGTAATCGGCCCGAAAAAATCACCGGTTCCGGTTTCATCCGAGCCAAGAACGGATTTTTTCACGAAATCCGGCGGCAGCGTATCGCCGTTTGTGGAGGCGGTTTTAGCAGCGGAAGGGGAGGCGGAACCCCAGCGTGCCGCTTCACGTTCGGCGCCGGCGCCCTGGAACATTACCTTGCCGGATTTGTAGACGGTGACGACAGTATCGGCCAATTTCGCGGTAAAACGGATGTACGGCGCTTTCGCTGCAATTTGCTTGTTTTCGTAATGATTGATCACTTGGAGGAGACTTTCCTCTGGAAGTTGGAGCACGGTATTTGACATGGTGAGTCTCCTTTCTAATAATTCACATTCTGGTTCGGTTCATGTTATGATTATATATAGAATTTCTAAGGAGGGATGGTACATTGGCAGAGGATCACAAAATCCGCACTTCGGTAAAGATATATGGCTATACTTATAAAATCGTCGGCGCTGAGACTTCTGCACATATGGAGTCCGTCGCAACGATTGTGGACAAGAAGATGCGTGAAATCCATGCGGTGGCCCCATCTCTCGACAGTTCAAAGCTCGCTGTACTGACAGCAGTCAATACGGTACATGATAATCTTAAACTGAAAGAGCGGGTAGAACAATTAGAAAATGAATTGAGAAAGTTGAAGGGTTGACGGACATGCTTGATATTATTTTATTGATTTTGCTGATTGGCGGCATCATTGTCGGCGCCAAAAGGGGTTTGGTGCTGCAGCTGATCCACATGGTAGGGTTTATTGTCGCACTCGTCGTTGCTTATCTTTACTACAAACCCCTGGCTGATTATTTTGTGCTGTGGGTGCCATATCCGGTTGTCAATGATGAATCACGGTTTACTATCGCCATCGAACAGCTTGATCTGGATCAGACCTTTTACCAGCTTTTCGCTTTTGCGCTGATTTTCTTCGTGGTGAAGTTCGGTTTGCAGCTGATTGCAACGATGTTCGATTTTCTCAAATATCTGCCGGTCCTTGGATTTGTCAGCAGAATATTAGGGGCGGTTTTAGGATTTGTCGAAGTATACATACTCCTGTTCATTTTCATTTACGTGTTTGCGCTGCTTCCCATGGATGCGGTCCAAAGCCAGCTCGAGAACTCAGGCATTGCGCAGTCGATGCTCGAACGAACGCCTTATTTCTCTGAGAAAGTAAAAGAATGGTGGTATATTTATACGTAACCAAAAACTTCTCTCTTGCCGAGGGAAGTTTTTTTAAGTCAAAATTATTGGAGGGCTCTGGGATGAATAAAAAAATTATCATCAGAACACTTGAAAAAATTGCATTGTATATGGAACTTAAAGGGGAAAACCCGTTCAAAGTATCGGCATTCCGAAAAGCGGCACAGGCGCTTGAACTTGATCAGCGCAGCCTTGACGAAATCGACGATGTGACAAAACTGAAAGGCATCGGCAAAGGGACGGGCGACGTCATCATCGACTTGATGGAGAACGGCAAATCGTCTGTGCTGGAAGAGCTTCAGGAAGAAGTGCCAAAAGGGCTTGTGCCGTTGATGAAGTTGCAGGGTATGGGCGGCAAGAAAATCGCCAAGCTCTATAAAGAACTGGGCATTGATTCCGCTGAATCGTTGAAACAGGCGTGCCTTGACCACCAGATCCAGAAACTGCCAGGCTTCGGGCCGAAATCCGAAGACAAGATTTTGAAAGAATTGATGGAATTCGATTCCAAACCGGGGCGCCACCCAATCTGGAAAACAGAAGAAGCAGTGGAGTTTATCAATGGAGTTTTGTCAGAGATCAAAGAAGTCAGTGAATACTCGGTGGCGGGCAGCTACCGCCGCACGAAAGAAACAAGCAAGGACCTTGATTTTATTGTTGCCACCGCACAACCGGCAGCCGTTAAAGAGCAATTGCTTGCCGCCTTGCCGATTCAGGAAACCATCGCTTCGGGGGATACAAAGGTTTCTGTGACAGTGGAATTCCAGGATCCGATCGACATCGATTTCCGCCTTGTGGCGCCGGAAGAATTCGTTACGGCATTGCATCACTTTACGGGATCGAAAGACCATAACGTGAAAATGCGGCAGCTTGCGAAATCGCAGAATAAGAAAATCAGTGAATACGGCGTAGAGCAGGAAGACGGAACGGTGGCGACATTTGCGTCCGAAACCGACTTTTATGCTCATTTTGGCTTGCCGTTCATTCCACCGACGGTGCGGGAAGACGGCCGGGAACTGGATTTGTTGGATGACATTCCGCAGCTGGTCGAGTTGGTCGACATCCAAGGCGATATGCACATGCACACGACTTGGTCGGATGGAGCCCACTCATTGACCGAAATGATTGATGCATGCCGTGCTCATAATTATAATTATATGGTCATCACCGACCATTCCGAGTACTTGAAAGTCGCCAACGGCTTAACCCCGGAGCGCTTATTGAAACAGAACGCGGAAATCCGCGAGCTGAATAAAAAATACGATGACATCGAAGTACTTTCAGGAACTGAAATGGACATCCTGCCGGACGGTACGCTCGATTTTGACGATAGCGTGCTCGAACAGCTTGATTTTGTCATCGCAAGCATTCATTCGAGTTTTCAGCAGCCACAGGAACAGATTATGGCTCGCCTGTTGACGGCGATGAAAAATCCGCATGTCGACATGATTGCCCACCCGACGGGCCGCATTGTTGGACAGCGGGGCGGGTACGATCCAGATATGGAGCAGTTGCTCGACTGGGCAAAAGAATATGGCAAAATTGTCGAACTCAATGCCAGTCCGTATCGTTTGGACTTGGCAGTGGAACACCTGGAAATGGCGCAGGAAAAAGGCGTGCCGGTAGCCATCAATACGGACGCACATGCCATTGAACAGCTCGACGTTATGGCCATCGGTGTCCGCCATGCCCAAAAAGCCTGGCTGAAAAAGGACAACGTCGTCAACACATGGCCGTTTGAAAAACTGAAAGAATACCTGAAAAAATAGGAGGGGTCTCGCTTGATCGCTGAACGCGCATTGAGAACGCTCGAATTTTATAAAATCCGCGATGAAGTGGCAAAATACTGCACGTCTTCGCTTGGAAAAGCCAAAATCGATGAGCTTTTGCCATCGACCGATATCAATGAAGTCAACCGCCTTCTGGAAGAAATGGACGAAGGAGCGCAGGTGCTCCGCGTAAAAGGGAATGTGCCGATGGGTGGCATTTTCGACATCCGTATGCATGCAAAACGCGCACAAATCGGCGGAAGTTTGAGCCCGATGGAATTGATGGAAGTTTCATCGACAATCCGGGCAAGCCGCATCCTTCGACAGTTCTTTGAAGGCATCCGCGAAGAAGGGGATATAAAGATCCCCCACTTCCTGGAGAAAAAAGAATCGATGCCGATTCTAACTGCGCTGGAACATGACATCAATATGTGCATCGATGACAACGGCGGGGTACTGGATAGTGCCAGTTCCACGCTGCGCACGATCCGCCAGCAGCTGCGCGCCCAGGAAAGCCGGGTGCGCGAACGCCTGGAAAGCCTGATCCGCGGCAAAAACGCATCAAAAATGCTGTCGGATTCGATTGTCACGATCCGCAACGACCGCTACGTGATTCCGGTTAAACAGGAGTACCGCAGCCATTACGGCGGCATCGTCCATGACCAGTCGTCATCCGGACAGACCTTGTTTATTGAGCCGGACGCAGTCGTCCAAGCCAATAACGAAGTACGCCGTTTGAAAATGAAAGAAAAAGAAGAAATCGACCGCATTCTCCAAATGCTTTCGGCCCAGGTGCAGGAAGTGGCGCATGAGCTTTTTGAGCTGGTCGAAGTGCTTGGCGAAATCGATTTGATTCTCGCAAAAGCCAAATACGGTTCGGCAAAGAAATGCTCCAAACCGGAAATGAACACAGAAGGCCACATCAATTTAAGGAAAGCCCGCCATCCGTTGATTCCAATCGACGAAGTGGTGGCAAACGACATCGAATTCGGCCGGGATGTAACGGCAATTGTCATTACCGGGCCGAACACGGGCGGGAAAACCGTCACCTTGAAAACCGTCGGCCTCTTTACGCTGATGGCGCAGGCTGGGATTCCAATCCCGGCGCTTGACGGTTCGGAACTTGCCGTTTTCGACCAGGTCTTTGCGGACATCGGAGACGAGCAGTCAATCGAACAAAGCTTAAGTACGTTTTCTTCACATATGGTCAATATTGTCGATATCTTAACGAAATTCGATGAACAATCACTGGTGATCTTTGATGAGCTGGGTGCCGGTACGGATCCGCAGGAAGGTGCAGCCCTAGCTATCTCGCTTCTTGATGAAGTGCACGGCCGCGGCGCACGCGTCATCGCGACGACGCATTATCCGGAACTGAAAGCTTATGCCTACAACCGGCCGGGTGTCGAGAACGCCAGTGTTGAATTTGACGTGGAAACCTTGAGCCCGACTTACCGCTTGCTGATCGGTGTGCCAGGGCGAAGCAATGCGTTTGAGATTTCGAAGCGCCTCGGCTTGCCTGAACACATCATCAAACATGCCCAGAGCTTTACCAGTACGGACCGCAGAGAAGTCGATTCAATGATTGCGTCTCTTGAAAAGAGCCGGAGAGAATCGGAGCGGGACGCCGAGCAATCCAAGGAGCTTTTGGAACAAGCGGAGCATCTGAAAAATGATTTGGAAGAGCAATTAAAGCAATACGAAAACCAGAAAGAGAAGCTGGAAGAAAAAGCGAAAGAAAAAGCGCGCAAAATTGTTGAACAGGCGACAAGAGAAGCGGAAGGCGTCATGTCCGAACTGCGCAAAATGCAAATGGACCAGGCGTCGAGCATCAAAGAACATCAGTTGATTGACGCCAAAAAACGCCTGGAAGCGGCAATGCCTGAGAACCGCGTATTGAAAAAAGCGGCAAAAGCCAATCAAACACGGGAACTGAAGCCAAACGACGAAGTGAAAGTCATTTCATTCGGCCAAAAAGGGACGCTGGTGGAAAAAGTATCCGCCAACGAATGGATTGTACAAATCGGCATCTTGAAAATGAAATTGCCTGAAACGGATCTTCAATACACTAAGCCCGAAAAACAGAAAGAAACAAGAACGATGGCTACGCTGAAAAACCGGGATAGCCATGTCAAACTGGAATTGGATCTTCGCGGTGAACGGTATGAAGACGCAATAGTCCGTGTTGAAAAATACATCGATGATGCGTTACTATCTAATTACCATCAAGTTTCAATCATTCATGGAAAAGGGACGGGAGCTCTTCGCCAAGGCGTCCAGCAATACTTGAAAAAACATCCGCGAGTGAAAAGTTACCGCTTCGGCGAAGCGGGAGAAGGCGGCTCTGGCGTAACAGTCGCTGAATTAAAGTGATTCAGTATAGGGGAGAATGAGGCATGTCAGAAACAGGTTTTTGGACGCATCCGCTGGTAGAAACAGCTGGATACTTCAGTGTGGTTGTATTGTGTTTAATCGTTTCCATGGTGATTTTTGAAATCGTCACCAAGTATAAAAACTGGGAAGAAATTAAAAAAGGGAATTTGGCAGTAGCGATGGCAACCGGAGGCAAAATTTTCGGAGTTACAAACATCTTCCGTTTTTCCATTGAAGAGCATAACTCGCTGGCGCAAATGATCGGCTGGGGGCTGTATGGATTTTCGCTGCTGATTTTTGCGTACCTGCTGTTTGAATTTCTGACGCCTAAATTCAATGTGGACCAGGAAATTGAAAATGACAACCGCTCCGTCGGTTTTATTTCATTGACCATTTCAGTCGGACTGTCTTACGTCGTTGGCGCAAGTATTTAATAGGAGTTGTGGGCAATGGAAAACCTGATTAAAATATTATTTGTTTTTTGCGTGTTATTCATCATTGTGGGAATTGTTTTTCTGTTCCTGATTTAGAAACAAAACGGCCAGCCCATTGCTGCGCCGTTTTTTTATTGGACTAAAAGTGAACGGATGAAGAAGCTGAAAAGATAAATTTACGAATATCAGAAATGAGCCATCATTCACTATTGAAAGCGCTATCAAGAAACGCTATAATAAAAATAGGAATATTCGCACTATTGCAGAGTTTAAAAGGGGGAAAAAAGAATGACTGAAAAGCCGTGGCTCGCCCATTATCCGCCGGAAGTGCCTCACACTCTTTCGTATCCAAGCATGCCAGTCCAGGAATACTTAACACATGCATATGAAAAGTTTCCGGAAAAAGTGGCCATTCACTTTTTAGGAAAAGACGTAACTTACCACGAACTGTACGATTCCTCAAAACGCTTCGCCAATTACTTGCAGACGCTTGGCATCAAAAAAGGGGACCGCGTTTCCATTATGCTGCCCAATTGTCCGCAAGCTGTGATCAGCTTTTACGGAGTCTTGTATGCCGGCGGCGTCGTAGTCATGACCAACCCGCTTTATACCGAAAGGGAAATCGCTTATCAGATGAACGATTCAGGCGCCAAGGCCATTGTATCGCTCGATATTCTGTTCCCGCGCATTTCGAAAGTGGTCAAGGAAACAAAGTTGGAAAACGTCATCATTACCGGCATCAAAGACTACCTGCCGTTCCCTAAAAACCTGGTCTATCCGATGGTGCAGAAAAAACAGTACGGCATGACGGTGAAAGTCGAACACCGGGGCATCAACCATTTGTTTACGGAAATCATGAAAACCGCTTCAACCGAAGTCGCGAAAACGCCGTTTGATTTTGAAGAGGATTTAGCGCTTCTACAATATACCGGGGGCACTACCGGTTCACCAAAAGGGGTTATGCTAACGCATAAAAACTTGATTTCCAATGCGACGATGTGCGACAGCTGGCTGTATAAAGGAACAAATGGCGAAGAAACGATTATGGGCATCATTCCGCTGTTCCATGTATACGGATTGACGACCGTCTTGATTCTTTCCGTCATGCAAGGCAACCGCATGGTGCTATTGCCGAAATTCGAACCGGAAACGGCATTGAAGACGATCAACAAGCAAAAACCGACGCTGTTCCCTGGGGCGCCAACGCTTTACATTGGCTTGATGAACCATCCGGATATCGGAAAATACGATTTGTCATCGATTGAAGCCTGCCTCAGCGGTTCTGCACCTCTCCCTGCGGAAGTTCAAGAGAAGTTTGAAAAGCTGACTGGCGGAAAACTGGTGGAAGGCTACGGGCTGACGGAAACTTCACCGGTTACGCATTCCAATTTGCTGTGGGGAGAACGGGTTAAAGGTTCGATTGGAATGCCGTACCCGGATACCGACTGCAAAATTTTCCTTCCTGGAACCACTGATCCGGTGCCGAACGGCCAAATTGGTGAAATAGCGATCAAAGGGCCGCAAGTGATGAAAGGCTACTGGAACCGCCCTGAAGATACAGCTGCAACCATTGTAGACGGCTGGCTCTTGACTGGCGACCTTGGGTACATGAATGAGGAAGGGTTCTTCTTTATCGTCGACCGCAAAAAAGACATGATCATCGCCGGCGGTTTTAACATCTATCCACGCGAAATTGAAGAAGTGCTGTATGAA is from Planococcus liqunii and encodes:
- a CDS encoding endonuclease MutS2 gives rise to the protein MIAERALRTLEFYKIRDEVAKYCTSSLGKAKIDELLPSTDINEVNRLLEEMDEGAQVLRVKGNVPMGGIFDIRMHAKRAQIGGSLSPMELMEVSSTIRASRILRQFFEGIREEGDIKIPHFLEKKESMPILTALEHDINMCIDDNGGVLDSASSTLRTIRQQLRAQESRVRERLESLIRGKNASKMLSDSIVTIRNDRYVIPVKQEYRSHYGGIVHDQSSSGQTLFIEPDAVVQANNEVRRLKMKEKEEIDRILQMLSAQVQEVAHELFELVEVLGEIDLILAKAKYGSAKKCSKPEMNTEGHINLRKARHPLIPIDEVVANDIEFGRDVTAIVITGPNTGGKTVTLKTVGLFTLMAQAGIPIPALDGSELAVFDQVFADIGDEQSIEQSLSTFSSHMVNIVDILTKFDEQSLVIFDELGAGTDPQEGAALAISLLDEVHGRGARVIATTHYPELKAYAYNRPGVENASVEFDVETLSPTYRLLIGVPGRSNAFEISKRLGLPEHIIKHAQSFTSTDRREVDSMIASLEKSRRESERDAEQSKELLEQAEHLKNDLEEQLKQYENQKEKLEEKAKEKARKIVEQATREAEGVMSELRKMQMDQASSIKEHQLIDAKKRLEAAMPENRVLKKAAKANQTRELKPNDEVKVISFGQKGTLVEKVSANEWIVQIGILKMKLPETDLQYTKPEKQKETRTMATLKNRDSHVKLELDLRGERYEDAIVRVEKYIDDALLSNYHQVSIIHGKGTGALRQGVQQYLKKHPRVKSYRFGEAGEGGSGVTVAELK
- a CDS encoding CvpA family protein, whose product is MLDIILLILLIGGIIVGAKRGLVLQLIHMVGFIVALVVAYLYYKPLADYFVLWVPYPVVNDESRFTIAIEQLDLDQTFYQLFAFALIFFVVKFGLQLIATMFDFLKYLPVLGFVSRILGAVLGFVEVYILLFIFIYVFALLPMDAVQSQLENSGIAQSMLERTPYFSEKVKEWWYIYT
- the zapA gene encoding cell division protein ZapA, with the protein product MAEDHKIRTSVKIYGYTYKIVGAETSAHMESVATIVDKKMREIHAVAPSLDSSKLAVLTAVNTVHDNLKLKERVEQLENELRKLKG
- the polX gene encoding DNA polymerase/3'-5' exonuclease PolX; translation: MNKKIIIRTLEKIALYMELKGENPFKVSAFRKAAQALELDQRSLDEIDDVTKLKGIGKGTGDVIIDLMENGKSSVLEELQEEVPKGLVPLMKLQGMGGKKIAKLYKELGIDSAESLKQACLDHQIQKLPGFGPKSEDKILKELMEFDSKPGRHPIWKTEEAVEFINGVLSEIKEVSEYSVAGSYRRTKETSKDLDFIVATAQPAAVKEQLLAALPIQETIASGDTKVSVTVEFQDPIDIDFRLVAPEEFVTALHHFTGSKDHNVKMRQLAKSQNKKISEYGVEQEDGTVATFASETDFYAHFGLPFIPPTVREDGRELDLLDDIPQLVELVDIQGDMHMHTTWSDGAHSLTEMIDACRAHNYNYMVITDHSEYLKVANGLTPERLLKQNAEIRELNKKYDDIEVLSGTEMDILPDGTLDFDDSVLEQLDFVIASIHSSFQQPQEQIMARLLTAMKNPHVDMIAHPTGRIVGQRGGYDPDMEQLLDWAKEYGKIVELNASPYRLDLAVEHLEMAQEKGVPVAINTDAHAIEQLDVMAIGVRHAQKAWLKKDNVVNTWPFEKLKEYLKK
- the rnhC gene encoding ribonuclease HIII → MSNTVLQLPEESLLQVINHYENKQIAAKAPYIRFTAKLADTVVTVYKSGKVMFQGAGAEREAARWGSASPSAAKTASTNGDTLPPDFVKKSVLGSDETGTGDFFGPITVAACYVPAEGVALAHELGVKDSKQLTDDYMRKIAPDLKEAFTYSVLTLKNDKYNTIQSKGWSQGKIKALLHNQALKHVLRKIAPEKPDAILIDQFAERGIYYKHIKDEEEIIRENVLFSTKAEGLHVSVACASIIARVAFLEEMDALSRKAGVTLPKGAGKIVDEAAAKILLKHGEEFLQSVTKVHFANTKKAKDLAKKHWR
- a CDS encoding AMP-binding protein, with protein sequence MTEKPWLAHYPPEVPHTLSYPSMPVQEYLTHAYEKFPEKVAIHFLGKDVTYHELYDSSKRFANYLQTLGIKKGDRVSIMLPNCPQAVISFYGVLYAGGVVVMTNPLYTEREIAYQMNDSGAKAIVSLDILFPRISKVVKETKLENVIITGIKDYLPFPKNLVYPMVQKKQYGMTVKVEHRGINHLFTEIMKTASTEVAKTPFDFEEDLALLQYTGGTTGSPKGVMLTHKNLISNATMCDSWLYKGTNGEETIMGIIPLFHVYGLTTVLILSVMQGNRMVLLPKFEPETALKTINKQKPTLFPGAPTLYIGLMNHPDIGKYDLSSIEACLSGSAPLPAEVQEKFEKLTGGKLVEGYGLTETSPVTHSNLLWGERVKGSIGMPYPDTDCKIFLPGTTDPVPNGQIGEIAIKGPQVMKGYWNRPEDTAATIVDGWLLTGDLGYMNEEGFFFIVDRKKDMIIAGGFNIYPREIEEVLYEHEAVQECVVAGVPDAYRGETVKAYIVQKEGYNVSEEEFNTYCREHLASFKVPRIYEFRKELPKTAVGKILRRSLVDEEIAKQDEAVPS
- a CDS encoding DUF350 domain-containing protein, yielding MSETGFWTHPLVETAGYFSVVVLCLIVSMVIFEIVTKYKNWEEIKKGNLAVAMATGGKIFGVTNIFRFSIEEHNSLAQMIGWGLYGFSLLIFAYLLFEFLTPKFNVDQEIENDNRSVGFISLTISVGLSYVVGASI